Part of the Polyangia bacterium genome is shown below.
GTGAGGCCTGACGCAAGCCTTTTTCGACTTAGCCGGCGGACCGCAAGTCGGGGAGCGAATTCAGTCGAGATTGATTCGAACCATGGGCCGCGGTTGCGATGGCGTGGCGCAACCTTCCCTCGGTGATGATGCCCAGCACCAGCGCGCCCGCCGCGACCACCAGGAATGACGTCCGTCCCCGATCCATCATCCGCAGCGCCACCTGCGCGTCGGTGTCGGGGGCGACGCCCGCGCTGGACGACCGCATCCACTTCCACACCGGATCACCGTCGGGCGCGCCCGACCAGTCGTCCGTCCACAGAAGGCCGATGATGTGCATCCCCTCGGTGACCAGCAGGTGGCGGGTGCGCTTGAGCGCGGCGATCTGTCGCGCGCCCCTGATGTTGATGTGTGACGGCACCCGAACCATCGGGCTGTCCATCAATTGCACCACCGGCAATGCGGCAGCGGCCTTCGCCGACGGTGACGAATGACGTCCCAGCGCGGTCTCCAGTTCGCTTGTGAAAATGCGCATGCGCCAGAATGCTTCAAACCCCGTGCCAGTGAACCAACGCGGCGAAGTCCCGCACGATTCGCCGCCGACGCTGCATTGTTCGGTAATCCCGCTGTCACCGAACGGCACTGCGGTTACGAACCAGTAACACCGGCGACAGAGTTCGCGCGCGAACACCTTGACAGGCGACGCCTCCAAAATCAGGCTGCCAATTGCTCGTTCCCATGCGCGCCGCCGGCACCTTCACCATCACCAAGAACGCTCAGCCGCCCTATGACAGCGGCGAGGGCGTGCTGCTGGGCCGCGTGTCGATCACCAAACGCTTTGTCGGCGAGCTGGAAGGATCGTCGAGCGTCGAGATGTTGAACGCGCTGACGCCGGTGAAGGGCTCGGCCGGTTATGTGGCCCTCGAGCGCGTGTTCGGTACGCTGCACAGCCGGGTGGGTAGCTTTGTCCTGCAGCACAGCGGGACCATGAACCGCGGCCAGCCGGCGCTGTCGGTGACCGTGGTGCCGGATTCGGGAACCGCCGGTTTGAAAGGCATCGCTGGCGCCATGACCATCGAGATCGTCGACGGCCAGCATTTCTATGCGTTCGAATACACGCTGGACGCAGCGGTTTAGTCAACCGCCGCGTCGTTCCCAGACGTCCAGCGCGGCCACCCGATAGGCTTCGGCCAGGGTCGGGAAGTTGAAGGTGTTCTCGACGAAGAGATCGACGTCGGCGCCGCCCTCGCGTCCCAGCATGGCCATCTGCCCGACGTGGATCAGTTCGGTCGCGCCTTCGCCGACGATGTGCACGCCCAGCAATTTTTTCCCGCTCGGATCACAGACCAGCTTCAAAAGGCCGTCCTGGATGCCCGAGATCTGGCCGCGCGCCACCTCGTCAAAGCGCGCCTGTCCGATGATCGT
Proteins encoded:
- a CDS encoding CBS domain-containing protein, which produces MRIFTSELETALGRHSSPSAKAAAALPVVQLMDSPMVRVPSHINIRGARQIAALKRTRHLLVTEGMHIIGLLWTDDWSGAPDGDPVWKWMRSSSAGVAPDTDAQVALRMMDRGRTSFLVVAAGALVLGIITEGRLRHAIATAAHGSNQSRLNSLPDLRSAG
- a CDS encoding DUF3224 domain-containing protein; amino-acid sequence: MRAAGTFTITKNAQPPYDSGEGVLLGRVSITKRFVGELEGSSSVEMLNALTPVKGSAGYVALERVFGTLHSRVGSFVLQHSGTMNRGQPALSVTVVPDSGTAGLKGIAGAMTIEIVDGQHFYAFEYTLDAAV